A window from Pseudomonas alloputida encodes these proteins:
- a CDS encoding phage portal protein, which yields MDKSLTQILGQALVKSAEPGVASSLAGWAGRKIGLTDSAFWNTFYGTDSASGKVVSQQTALQLSTVWACVRLIAETIATLPIALYEDRNGAPVVASSHPVNFVISQQPNADQTPVEFWENVMASLLLQGNAFCEPHQSGRTLTSLEFLLPQNMSPPRRLADGSIEYRYTDNFGKPHTLTEDQMVHVRAFGVDPLCGLSPLAYGRQVLGSAMAADESAAKMFANGMKLGGVLSTDQILKPEQRKDIREDMIKQFSGATNHGKTMVLEAGMKYQQVSMTPEDAQMLQTRAFNVEEICRWFRVPPWMVGHTQNSTSWGTGMEQQMIGFLSFTLLPWIKRIEMCANRRLLRPDERRRFYVKFNPEGLLRMDSAARAAFYSSMTQNGIYTRDDCRRKENLPPEGGNAAKLTVQSNMLPIDKLGEDPGGANQAKAALLDWLNDQPRGKSE from the coding sequence GTGGATAAATCATTGACGCAGATCCTCGGCCAGGCCCTGGTGAAGTCGGCCGAGCCGGGAGTGGCATCGAGCCTGGCGGGATGGGCGGGCCGCAAGATCGGCCTAACCGACTCCGCCTTCTGGAACACCTTCTACGGTACCGACTCGGCCTCAGGGAAGGTGGTCAGCCAGCAGACGGCGCTCCAGCTCTCGACTGTTTGGGCATGCGTGCGCTTGATCGCTGAAACGATCGCCACGCTGCCGATCGCCTTGTACGAGGACAGGAACGGTGCGCCGGTGGTGGCCAGCTCTCACCCGGTCAACTTCGTCATCAGCCAGCAACCCAACGCCGACCAAACCCCTGTGGAGTTCTGGGAGAACGTCATGGCCAGCCTGCTGCTGCAGGGGAATGCATTCTGTGAGCCCCACCAGAGCGGCCGCACCTTGACGAGTCTGGAGTTCCTTCTGCCGCAGAACATGTCGCCCCCGCGGCGCTTGGCGGACGGCTCCATTGAGTACCGCTACACCGACAACTTCGGCAAGCCTCACACGTTGACCGAGGATCAGATGGTGCACGTCCGAGCCTTCGGCGTTGACCCGCTTTGCGGCCTTTCGCCTCTGGCATACGGGCGACAGGTGCTGGGCTCGGCCATGGCGGCTGATGAGTCGGCGGCGAAGATGTTCGCCAACGGCATGAAGCTGGGCGGCGTCCTGTCCACGGACCAGATCCTCAAGCCGGAACAGCGGAAGGACATCCGCGAGGACATGATCAAGCAGTTCTCAGGCGCGACGAACCACGGCAAGACGATGGTTCTCGAGGCGGGAATGAAGTACCAGCAGGTATCCATGACGCCTGAGGATGCCCAGATGCTGCAGACCAGGGCGTTCAACGTCGAGGAGATTTGCCGCTGGTTCCGCGTGCCGCCCTGGATGGTCGGGCACACACAGAACTCCACCAGCTGGGGTACCGGCATGGAGCAGCAGATGATCGGCTTCCTGTCTTTCACGCTGCTGCCCTGGATCAAGCGCATCGAAATGTGCGCCAACCGCCGCCTGCTGCGTCCTGACGAACGTCGCCGCTTCTACGTGAAGTTCAACCCGGAAGGGCTGTTGCGCATGGACAGCGCGGCGCGGGCGGCCTTCTACAGCTCGATGACCCAGAACGGGATCTACACCCGGGACGACTGCCGGCGCAAAGAGAACTTGCCGCCGGAGGGCGGCAACGCGGCAAAGCTCACCGTGCAATCCAACATGCTGCCGATCGACAAGCTGGGCGAAGACCCCGGCGGCGCCAACCAGGCCAAGGCAGCGTTGCTCGACTGGCTCAACGACCAGCCAAGAGGTAAATCTGAATGA
- a CDS encoding HK97 family phage prohead protease — MKTAPTSWWSGPGVKAGHKDRAAAVKYRSFDYDVKAVGDDGLFSGYGSVFGVVDSYNEVVAPGAFLESIEDAKAKSRTFPVLWQHRTGEPIGSWDISSMKEDDRGLFGAGELWLQDAPYARIAYRGMQTRSITGLSIGYYVRESSFDEKTRIRTLTKLDLIEISIVTVPANDEARTDTIKSKLAHGGLPSMPEFELLLREAGFSKTQSAVIANRGLQHLLRSESEGDLAAIEIAEALKSRPALSLPSF, encoded by the coding sequence ATGAAAACCGCACCCACCAGCTGGTGGTCTGGGCCCGGCGTCAAGGCGGGACACAAGGATCGAGCAGCGGCAGTCAAGTACCGCTCTTTCGACTATGACGTGAAGGCTGTCGGCGACGACGGCCTTTTTTCTGGCTACGGCTCAGTGTTCGGCGTGGTCGACAGCTACAACGAGGTGGTCGCGCCTGGCGCCTTCCTGGAGTCGATCGAGGACGCCAAGGCCAAGTCGAGAACCTTCCCGGTGCTCTGGCAGCACCGCACCGGCGAGCCTATTGGCAGCTGGGACATCAGCAGCATGAAGGAAGACGACCGGGGTTTGTTCGGCGCCGGTGAGCTCTGGCTGCAGGACGCCCCGTATGCGCGCATCGCTTACCGCGGCATGCAGACGCGTTCGATCACCGGCCTGTCGATCGGCTACTACGTGCGCGAGTCTAGCTTCGATGAGAAGACCCGCATTCGCACGCTGACCAAGCTCGACCTGATCGAGATTTCCATCGTGACCGTGCCGGCCAATGACGAGGCCCGCACCGACACGATCAAGTCGAAGTTGGCCCACGGCGGCCTGCCTTCGATGCCCGAATTTGAGTTGCTCCTGCGCGAGGCAGGCTTCTCGAAGACTCAGTCTGCGGTGATTGCCAACCGTGGCCTGCAGCACCTGCTCCGGAGCGAGTCCGAGGGCGACCTGGCAGCAATTGAAATCGCTGAGGCGCTCAAGTCGCGCCCCGCTCTTTCCCTCCCTTCGTTTTGA